Proteins encoded in a region of the Nonomuraea helvata genome:
- a CDS encoding CDP-alcohol phosphatidyltransferase family protein has product MTRVVLLGASPGPDTSPTGLRLAALPGNPTVAERLRSQLTSLDPRLATIDSGDVAAALHALAEVAESATENLFIIPENSVVHDELIYQITKAKRGALALVAKEPRPEVTEEEQDDNGPEDNVPIDEAEPEIGLARLEGLPVRSRVGKSRVVSVGTASHAVTRPNAVLLGPLHVSARNAPILAETCRELAAMAATFGEDDDLLQLIVFGLVRNGVSVGIRGRRDLFYRRVTTQEEANEAGAEMSGMDEDRARLNNAVKGADGFFTTYFVSTYSRFIARWAARRGLTPNQVTLISIALGVAAAACFATGDRPWMVLGGVLIYFAFVFDCVDGQVARYARKFGVLGAWLDATFDRFKEYVVFAGLAIGWVVSGNGDDIWILALAALGLQSVRHLLDFSFGVANRRKPPAKLPTLALDAPDDRDLRQALTRRKVERSQGLRGLLKMWTKAGKFRAVHWARKMIVFPIGERFAAIAITAALFDARITFLTLVIWGSVAAAYTLTGRLMRSLV; this is encoded by the coding sequence ATGACCCGCGTGGTCCTGCTGGGCGCCTCGCCCGGCCCCGACACCTCTCCGACCGGCCTGAGGCTGGCCGCGCTACCCGGCAATCCCACCGTCGCCGAGCGACTACGCAGCCAGCTCACTTCCCTGGATCCACGGCTCGCCACGATCGACTCAGGCGACGTGGCCGCCGCCCTGCACGCGCTGGCAGAGGTCGCTGAATCCGCGACGGAGAACCTCTTCATCATCCCGGAGAACTCCGTCGTCCACGACGAGCTGATCTACCAGATCACCAAGGCCAAGCGCGGCGCGCTGGCGCTCGTAGCCAAGGAGCCGCGTCCGGAGGTGACAGAGGAGGAGCAGGACGACAACGGTCCCGAGGACAACGTCCCGATCGACGAGGCCGAGCCCGAGATCGGCCTCGCCCGCCTCGAAGGGCTGCCCGTCCGCTCGCGCGTCGGCAAGTCTCGCGTTGTGTCGGTGGGCACCGCGAGCCACGCCGTGACCAGGCCCAACGCCGTCCTGCTCGGTCCACTGCACGTGAGCGCGCGCAACGCGCCGATCCTGGCCGAGACCTGCCGCGAGCTGGCCGCGATGGCCGCCACGTTCGGCGAGGACGACGACCTGCTGCAGCTCATCGTGTTCGGCCTGGTGCGCAACGGCGTGTCGGTCGGCATCAGGGGCCGGCGCGACCTGTTCTACCGCCGGGTCACCACCCAGGAGGAGGCCAACGAGGCCGGCGCCGAGATGTCCGGCATGGACGAGGACCGGGCCAGGCTCAACAACGCGGTCAAGGGCGCCGACGGCTTCTTCACCACGTACTTCGTCTCCACCTACTCCCGCTTCATCGCCCGGTGGGCGGCCAGGCGCGGCCTGACGCCCAACCAGGTGACGCTGATCTCGATCGCGCTCGGCGTGGCCGCCGCCGCCTGCTTCGCCACCGGCGACCGGCCGTGGATGGTGCTGGGCGGGGTGCTGATCTACTTCGCGTTCGTCTTCGACTGCGTGGACGGTCAGGTCGCCCGGTACGCGCGCAAGTTCGGCGTGCTGGGGGCGTGGCTGGACGCCACGTTCGACCGGTTCAAGGAGTACGTCGTCTTCGCCGGACTGGCCATCGGCTGGGTGGTCTCGGGCAACGGCGACGACATCTGGATCCTGGCGCTGGCCGCGCTCGGCCTGCAGTCCGTACGCCACCTGCTCGACTTCTCCTTCGGCGTCGCCAACCGCCGCAAGCCGCCCGCCAAGCTGCCCACGCTGGCACTTGACGCCCCCGACGACCGCGACCTGCGCCAGGCGCTCACGCGCCGCAAGGTCGAGCGGAGCCAGGGTCTGCGCGGCCTGCTCAAGATGTGGACCAAGGCCGGCAAGTTCCGGGCCGTCCACTGGGCACGCAAGATGATCGTGTTCCCCATCGGCGAGCGGTTCGCGGCCATCGCGATCACCGCCGCCCTCTTCGACGCCCGGATCACCTTCCTCACCTTGGTGATCTGGGGCTCCGTCGCCGCCGCCTACACTCTCACCGGACGCCTCATGAGGTCGCTCGTATGA
- a CDS encoding aminoglycoside phosphotransferase family protein encodes MGGHSIEVRSDVVIKRYRSWHHDEPGREWRALKLLDEHDPGLAPAPVTAELTADPPSVVMSRLDGAAVSGEITGKLVDALAEAVTAVQQAIPPRELERMPARAGHPVELLRLVREQAAVVEPDPPRAEALRAARAWVERPALEQVLAQPGTPVFGTGDGNIANYLWDGTKVRVIDFEYSGRSDRAFELAEVSEHIAVWENDPAGMTAVLERLELTAAESARLTECRRLMALFWLLRVREAVRSEQADRTLALLQAG; translated from the coding sequence ATGGGCGGCCATTCCATCGAGGTGCGTTCCGACGTGGTGATCAAGCGGTATCGGTCGTGGCACCACGACGAGCCCGGACGCGAATGGCGAGCCCTGAAGCTGCTCGATGAGCACGATCCCGGCCTGGCTCCGGCGCCGGTGACCGCCGAGCTGACGGCCGACCCGCCGAGCGTGGTGATGTCCCGCCTGGACGGCGCCGCCGTGAGCGGGGAGATCACAGGGAAGCTCGTCGACGCCCTGGCCGAGGCCGTCACCGCTGTCCAGCAGGCGATCCCGCCGCGGGAGCTCGAGCGGATGCCGGCACGTGCCGGGCACCCGGTCGAGCTCCTACGGCTCGTCCGCGAGCAGGCGGCGGTGGTGGAGCCGGATCCTCCGAGGGCCGAGGCGCTCCGCGCGGCCCGTGCCTGGGTGGAGCGCCCGGCCCTGGAACAGGTGCTCGCCCAGCCGGGCACCCCGGTGTTCGGCACCGGCGATGGGAACATCGCCAACTATCTGTGGGACGGCACGAAGGTCCGGGTCATCGACTTCGAGTACTCCGGCCGGAGCGACCGCGCGTTCGAGCTGGCCGAGGTGAGCGAGCACATCGCGGTCTGGGAGAACGACCCGGCCGGGATGACCGCCGTGCTCGAACGGCTCGAGCTGACCGCCGCGGAGTCGGCCAGGCTCACGGAATGCCGCCGCCTCATGGCGCTGTTCTGGCTGCTGCGGGTCCGCGAGGCAGTCCGGTCCGAACAGGCGGACCGGACGCTGGCCCTGCTGCAAGCGGGATGA
- a CDS encoding isoprenyl transferase: MAPRTRNTLSPTRRKGARVNVRPPSPHPSGATPPPIPRDLVPRHVAIIMDGNGRWAKARGLPRIEGHKAGESSLFDVIEGALELGIPYLSAFAFSTENWKRSPDEVRFLMGFNRDVIRRRRDELNAMGVRVRWAGRPGRLWKSVISELQAAEEMTVRNRTLTLQFCVNYGGQAEIVDAAVKLAEDIAAGRVKPSKVNEKVFARYLDEPDIPEVDLFVRSSGEQRFSNYLLWQSAYAEMVFLDRLWPDFDRRDLWEACEVFAKRDRRYGGAIPNQV; the protein is encoded by the coding sequence ATGGCACCTCGAACACGGAATACGCTCTCTCCGACACGTCGAAAGGGAGCCCGTGTGAACGTACGACCTCCGTCCCCGCACCCGTCGGGCGCGACTCCGCCCCCGATCCCGCGCGACCTGGTGCCCCGGCACGTCGCCATCATCATGGACGGCAACGGCCGCTGGGCCAAGGCCCGGGGGCTGCCCCGCATCGAGGGGCACAAGGCAGGCGAGTCCTCGCTGTTCGACGTCATCGAGGGGGCGCTCGAGCTGGGCATCCCCTATCTGAGCGCGTTCGCGTTCTCGACCGAGAACTGGAAGCGCTCGCCCGACGAGGTCCGCTTCCTCATGGGGTTCAACCGTGACGTGATCCGGCGGCGGCGCGACGAGCTCAACGCCATGGGCGTGCGCGTGCGCTGGGCGGGCAGGCCCGGGCGGCTGTGGAAGAGCGTGATCTCGGAGCTGCAGGCCGCCGAGGAGATGACGGTCCGCAACCGCACGCTGACGTTGCAGTTCTGCGTCAACTACGGCGGGCAGGCCGAGATCGTCGACGCGGCGGTCAAGCTGGCCGAGGACATCGCGGCCGGGCGGGTCAAGCCGTCGAAGGTCAACGAGAAGGTGTTCGCGCGTTACCTGGACGAGCCCGACATCCCCGAGGTGGACCTTTTCGTGCGCTCCTCGGGTGAGCAGCGCTTCTCCAACTACCTGCTGTGGCAGTCGGCCTACGCCGAGATGGTCTTCCTCGACCGGCTCTGGCCCGACTTCGACCGCCGGGATCTGTGGGAGGCGTGCGAGGTCTTCGCCAAGCGCGACAGGCGCTACGGCGGAGCGATCCCCAACCAGGTCTGA
- the iscB gene encoding RNA-guided endonuclease IscB, with translation MFVLASDGTPLDPCHPARARELLTARRAVVARHTPFTIRLKDRTAEQSETQGVEVSLDPGSKHTGISVFRNDAGTRHGLYAIQLDHRGGKIRDKLTARATSRRGRRSRNLRYRAPRFDNRTRPDGWLAPSLQHRVDTTMSWVARLRRLAPVRLIQVETVRFDTHALATGRPLEGIEYQHGTLHGYEVREYLLEKWGRACAYCPASGVPLNIDHIQPRSRGGSDRISNLCLACIPCNQNKNSMPITEFLSDRPGVLARVLAHAKAPLADAAAVNATRWALYAALTATGLPMRCGSGGRTKWNRHRTGAPKSHTLDALHVGELDRVVSWPGRVLIVTATGRGAYCRTRTDAFGFPRLRLPRIKQSFGYRTGDLVRAIVPKGKHAGTHTGRVAVRSSGSHTVQTPTGLVKTSHKHLRLLQRADGYAYTTKKEEHRCTP, from the coding sequence GTGTTCGTCCTCGCATCGGACGGCACGCCACTGGACCCGTGCCACCCCGCCCGCGCCCGCGAACTCCTCACAGCGAGGCGTGCAGTGGTGGCCCGCCACACCCCCTTCACCATCCGATTGAAAGACCGCACCGCCGAACAGTCCGAGACCCAGGGCGTTGAGGTCTCCCTGGACCCCGGCAGCAAGCACACCGGTATCAGCGTGTTCCGCAACGACGCAGGGACCCGGCATGGGTTGTACGCCATCCAGCTCGACCACCGCGGCGGCAAGATCCGCGACAAGCTCACCGCCCGGGCCACCTCCCGGCGCGGCAGGCGCTCGCGCAACCTGCGCTACCGAGCCCCCAGGTTCGACAACCGCACCCGCCCGGACGGCTGGCTCGCGCCAAGTCTGCAGCATCGCGTGGATACCACGATGAGCTGGGTGGCGCGGCTGCGCCGCCTGGCCCCCGTCCGGCTGATCCAGGTAGAGACCGTACGGTTCGACACCCACGCCCTGGCCACGGGCAGGCCGCTGGAGGGCATCGAGTACCAGCACGGTACCCTGCACGGCTACGAAGTGCGGGAATACCTGCTGGAGAAATGGGGGCGAGCCTGTGCCTACTGCCCAGCGAGCGGCGTCCCATTGAACATCGACCACATCCAGCCCCGCTCCCGGGGCGGCTCGGACCGGATCAGCAACCTGTGCCTGGCGTGCATACCCTGCAACCAGAACAAGAACAGCATGCCGATCACCGAGTTCCTGTCGGACCGCCCAGGGGTTCTCGCCCGGGTGCTCGCGCACGCCAAGGCGCCGCTGGCCGACGCCGCCGCCGTCAACGCCACCCGCTGGGCCCTCTACGCGGCGTTGACGGCCACCGGCCTGCCGATGCGCTGCGGCAGCGGCGGCCGCACCAAATGGAATCGGCACCGCACCGGCGCACCCAAATCGCACACCCTTGACGCTCTCCATGTGGGCGAGCTCGATCGGGTGGTGTCCTGGCCGGGCCGGGTGCTGATTGTCACCGCCACCGGCAGAGGCGCGTATTGTCGAACCCGTACCGACGCCTTCGGGTTTCCCCGCCTGCGCCTACCCCGCATCAAGCAGAGCTTCGGCTATCGGACCGGGGACCTCGTGCGCGCGATCGTGCCGAAAGGCAAGCATGCCGGAACGCACACCGGCAGGGTCGCAGTCCGCTCCTCCGGCAGTCACACCGTGCAGACCCCCACCGGCCTTGTGAAAACCTCGCACAAGCACCTCCGCCTGCTCCAGCGAGCAGACGGCTACGCCTACACGACCAAGAAGGAAGAACACCGGTGCACGCCCTGA
- a CDS encoding glycoside hydrolase family 16 protein has product MTTAIRPRRRLAAVAVVLVALSGLLVKAAVSASAAVPPTPSGWSLVWSDDFNGTAGTLPSSADWIVDTGHSYPGGPANWGTGEIQNYTSSASNLSLDGGGNLRITPQRSGSGEWTSARIETRRADFKPADGRVLRIEGRIQMPNVTGDAALGYWPAFWALGAPYRGNYWNWPGIGEFDMMENVNGINAVWGVLHCGVNPGGPCNETTGLGANRACPGSTCQAAFHTYRFEWDRSVSPNQLRWYVDGQQFHSVSQSQFDAGTWTNMTGHAGYFLLLNVAMGGAFPNALGGQTPTAATVPGRSMLVDYVAVWQSGSGSTPPPGGVDARSTIQAERYQAQSGTIVETTTDTGGGQNVGAIANGDWLRFDGVDFGTEAARQFRARVASGAAAGVSGLVQVRLDSPTAAPVGDFALANTGGWQSWRTVPANISAVTGTHTVYLTFSSGQPADFVNVNWFTFSTS; this is encoded by the coding sequence ATGACAACAGCCATCCGGCCCCGGCGTCGCCTGGCGGCCGTGGCCGTGGTGCTCGTGGCGCTCAGCGGCCTGCTCGTCAAGGCGGCCGTCAGTGCCTCGGCCGCCGTTCCGCCCACCCCCTCAGGTTGGTCGCTGGTCTGGTCGGACGACTTCAACGGCACGGCCGGCACGCTGCCTTCGTCGGCCGACTGGATCGTCGACACCGGGCACTCGTACCCCGGCGGCCCGGCCAACTGGGGCACCGGCGAGATCCAGAACTACACCTCCAGCGCCTCCAACCTCAGCCTCGACGGCGGCGGCAACCTCCGCATCACGCCCCAGCGCAGCGGCTCGGGCGAGTGGACCTCGGCCCGCATCGAGACCAGGCGGGCCGACTTCAAGCCGGCCGACGGCCGCGTCCTGCGCATCGAGGGCCGCATCCAGATGCCGAACGTGACAGGCGACGCCGCGCTGGGCTACTGGCCGGCGTTCTGGGCGCTCGGGGCGCCGTACCGGGGGAACTACTGGAACTGGCCGGGGATCGGCGAGTTCGACATGATGGAGAACGTCAACGGCATCAACGCCGTCTGGGGCGTGCTCCACTGCGGCGTCAACCCGGGCGGCCCGTGCAACGAGACCACCGGCCTCGGCGCCAACCGCGCCTGCCCCGGCTCGACGTGCCAGGCGGCGTTCCACACCTACCGCTTCGAGTGGGACCGCAGCGTCAGCCCGAACCAGCTGCGCTGGTACGTGGACGGGCAGCAGTTCCACAGCGTGAGCCAGTCGCAGTTCGACGCGGGGACGTGGACCAACATGACCGGGCACGCGGGCTACTTCCTGCTGCTCAACGTGGCGATGGGCGGGGCGTTCCCCAACGCGCTCGGCGGCCAGACGCCCACGGCGGCGACCGTACCCGGGCGATCGATGCTGGTGGACTACGTGGCGGTATGGCAGAGCGGAAGCGGCTCCACCCCGCCTCCCGGGGGCGTCGACGCCCGTTCGACGATCCAGGCCGAGCGGTACCAGGCGCAGTCGGGCACCATCGTCGAGACCACCACGGACACAGGCGGCGGGCAGAACGTCGGGGCCATCGCCAACGGCGACTGGCTCCGCTTCGACGGGGTGGACTTCGGGACGGAGGCCGCCCGTCAGTTCAGGGCCAGGGTGGCGTCCGGGGCCGCGGCCGGGGTGAGCGGGCTGGTGCAGGTGCGGCTGGACAGCCCCACCGCCGCTCCCGTCGGGGACTTCGCCCTCGCCAACACGGGCGGCTGGCAGAGCTGGCGTACGGTGCCCGCCAACATCTCGGCCGTGACCGGGACGCACACGGTGTATCTGACCTTCAGCAGCGGTCAGCCCGCCGACTTCGTCAACGTCAACTGGTTCACCTTCTCGACCAGCTGA
- a CDS encoding LLM class flavin-dependent oxidoreductase — protein sequence MNVGLGLPISDPAALLDWARRADAGPFTTLALLDRLVYDNPEPLVALAVIAGATTRVRVQTEVLLAPLREPALLAKQAATLDLISGGRLVLGLGIGGREDDHLVAGTDLRTRGRRLDEQMAVMRRLWSGEPYGDGAGPIGPLPARPGGPEVLFGGFQPAALARVARWGDGFLAAAPPSWAGGLIDTVHRFWKEAGRSGEPRIVTQVNVALGPEDVVTDACAAMGAYYEFTGMADRMVSGMLTTPGEIRQAIAQYADLGADEVMLYCYGRDPEQVDRLADAL from the coding sequence ATGAACGTCGGTCTCGGCCTGCCCATCAGCGACCCCGCGGCACTGCTCGACTGGGCCCGCCGCGCTGATGCCGGCCCCTTCACCACTCTCGCCCTCCTCGACCGCCTGGTCTACGACAACCCCGAGCCGCTGGTCGCCCTGGCGGTCATCGCCGGAGCCACCACCCGCGTACGCGTACAGACCGAGGTCCTGCTCGCGCCCCTTCGCGAGCCCGCCCTGCTCGCCAAGCAGGCCGCGACCCTGGACCTGATCTCCGGCGGCCGGCTGGTCCTGGGGCTCGGCATCGGCGGCCGCGAGGACGACCATCTGGTCGCGGGCACCGACCTCCGCACCCGCGGCCGCCGCCTCGACGAGCAGATGGCCGTCATGCGCCGGTTGTGGTCCGGCGAGCCGTACGGCGACGGGGCCGGCCCGATCGGGCCTCTCCCCGCCCGGCCCGGCGGCCCCGAGGTGCTCTTCGGCGGCTTCCAGCCGGCCGCGCTCGCCCGGGTCGCCCGCTGGGGGGACGGATTCCTCGCCGCCGCCCCGCCGTCCTGGGCCGGCGGGCTCATCGACACCGTTCACCGGTTCTGGAAGGAAGCGGGGCGCTCCGGCGAGCCTCGCATCGTCACCCAGGTCAACGTCGCGCTCGGCCCCGAGGACGTCGTCACGGACGCCTGTGCAGCCATGGGCGCCTATTACGAGTTCACCGGCATGGCCGACCGGATGGTCTCCGGGATGCTCACCACGCCGGGCGAGATCCGCCAGGCCATCGCCCAGTACGCCGACCTCGGCGCGGACGAGGTGATGCTCTACTGCTACGGCCGCGACCCGGAGCAGGTCGACCGCCTCGCCGACGCCCTCTGA
- the recO gene encoding DNA repair protein RecO, with protein MSLYRDEGVVLRTQKLGEADRIVTILARRTGKIRAVAKGVRRTTSRFGARLEPFTHVDLQLHTGRTLDVVTQAETIRPYGEVLAADYPRYTAGSAMLETADRLTHGEKEPALRQFLLLVGGLRTLADRGHEARLVLDAYFLRSLAVAGYAPALDACAKCQAPAIRAFAIVAGGVVCGACRPAGAAVPAGETIGLMTALLRGDWATADASESRHRSECSGLVAAYLQWHLEHGIRSLRHVEREPV; from the coding sequence GTGAGTCTCTACCGTGACGAAGGCGTAGTTCTACGCACGCAGAAGCTCGGTGAGGCCGACCGTATCGTCACCATCCTGGCCAGGCGCACCGGCAAGATCCGGGCCGTGGCCAAGGGCGTGCGCCGCACGACATCCCGCTTCGGGGCCAGGCTGGAGCCGTTCACCCACGTCGACCTGCAGTTGCACACCGGGCGTACGCTCGACGTCGTCACCCAGGCGGAGACCATCAGGCCCTACGGCGAGGTGCTGGCCGCCGACTATCCCCGCTACACCGCGGGCAGCGCGATGCTGGAGACCGCCGACCGGCTGACGCACGGGGAGAAGGAGCCGGCGCTGCGGCAGTTCCTGCTGCTGGTGGGTGGGCTGCGCACGCTCGCCGATCGCGGCCACGAGGCCCGGCTGGTGCTGGACGCGTACTTCCTGCGCTCGCTGGCCGTGGCCGGCTACGCCCCCGCGCTCGACGCCTGCGCCAAGTGCCAGGCGCCGGCGATCAGGGCGTTCGCCATCGTCGCCGGGGGAGTGGTGTGCGGGGCGTGCCGGCCGGCCGGCGCGGCCGTGCCCGCGGGAGAGACGATCGGGCTCATGACGGCGCTGCTGCGCGGCGACTGGGCCACCGCCGACGCCTCGGAGTCGCGCCACCGCAGCGAGTGCAGCGGGCTCGTGGCCGCATATCTGCAATGGCACCTCGAACACGGAATACGCTCTCTCCGACACGTCGAAAGGGAGCCCGTGTGA
- a CDS encoding polyketide antibiotic transporter, which translates to MIVGTGHLVRLALRRERAIAPWWILLIVTLALVMVSYINRYMGTYELKVTYTRLATSNAFLRALGGGVPEPRLEVLATWRSGGFLYVASAFAALMSIVRHTRREEDTGRSELVRSGVVSRHAPLTAALLVAGGISLAGGALTAIVLIGIGFPVVGSLAYMSAIAVAGWVFAAVAAVAAQLARSARTATAISLSVLGAAYVMRYAGDATGQYWLKALSPIGWSHLVRPYQDERWWMLGVPLLVGAILYAVAYRLLDRRDLGSGLLPERLGRESAPELRGPVSLAWRLHRGLLAKWAAGVACFAAAGAGLSPLTRDLLSRPSVVVENIVHGLGLSDEGRTLGAYSWYLILVISYAVALYPVLMTLRLRSEEVSGRAETVQSTPLTRLRWAAGHLVVAGLGTAALMAVAGLVFGTLYSVLVGDLATDLPRFLAGALSTVPAAWCVGAVCMLAYGLLPRASVALSWAVWLLTAALGKVAGPLYGLWNGTPIEPFHYIPNAMIGTPFDPRPTLALTAVTALLLGGALVALRRRDFG; encoded by the coding sequence ATGATCGTGGGCACCGGCCACCTCGTCCGCCTGGCGCTGCGCCGCGAACGGGCCATCGCGCCCTGGTGGATCCTCCTGATCGTGACCCTTGCCCTGGTGATGGTGTCCTACATCAACAGGTACATGGGCACGTACGAGCTGAAGGTCACCTACACCCGGCTCGCCACCAGCAACGCCTTCCTGCGGGCGCTCGGCGGTGGCGTGCCCGAGCCGCGGCTGGAGGTGCTCGCGACGTGGCGCAGCGGCGGCTTCCTCTATGTGGCGAGCGCGTTCGCGGCTCTGATGTCGATCGTCCGGCACACCCGCAGGGAGGAGGATACGGGCAGGAGCGAGCTGGTCCGGTCGGGCGTGGTGAGCCGCCACGCGCCTCTGACAGCCGCCCTGCTGGTCGCGGGAGGGATCAGCCTGGCCGGCGGCGCGCTGACCGCCATCGTGCTGATCGGGATCGGGTTCCCGGTCGTGGGGTCCCTCGCGTACATGTCCGCGATCGCGGTCGCGGGCTGGGTGTTCGCCGCCGTCGCCGCGGTGGCCGCCCAGCTCGCGCGCAGTGCCCGCACGGCCACCGCGATCAGCCTGTCCGTGCTCGGCGCCGCCTACGTGATGCGCTACGCCGGCGACGCGACCGGACAGTACTGGCTGAAGGCTCTGTCCCCGATCGGGTGGAGCCATCTGGTGCGGCCGTACCAGGACGAGCGGTGGTGGATGCTCGGCGTGCCGCTCCTGGTCGGCGCGATCCTGTACGCGGTCGCGTACCGGCTGCTCGACCGCCGCGACCTCGGCTCCGGCCTGCTGCCTGAGCGCCTGGGCCGGGAGTCGGCGCCGGAGCTGCGCGGCCCCGTCAGCCTGGCCTGGCGGCTGCACCGCGGCCTGCTGGCGAAATGGGCGGCCGGGGTCGCGTGCTTCGCCGCGGCCGGGGCCGGGCTCAGCCCGCTCACCAGGGACCTGCTCTCGCGGCCGAGCGTCGTGGTCGAGAACATCGTGCACGGCCTCGGCCTGTCCGATGAGGGCCGGACGCTGGGCGCCTACTCCTGGTACCTGATCCTCGTCATCTCGTACGCCGTCGCGCTCTACCCGGTGCTCATGACGCTGCGGCTGCGTTCGGAGGAGGTCTCGGGCCGCGCGGAGACCGTGCAGTCCACCCCGCTGACCCGGCTGCGCTGGGCGGCCGGTCACCTGGTCGTGGCGGGGCTCGGCACGGCGGCCCTGATGGCCGTCGCCGGGCTCGTGTTCGGCACGCTGTACTCGGTGCTCGTCGGCGACCTCGCCACCGACCTGCCCCGCTTCCTCGCGGGGGCGCTGAGCACCGTGCCGGCGGCCTGGTGCGTGGGGGCGGTCTGCATGCTCGCGTACGGGCTGCTGCCGCGGGCGAGCGTGGCGCTCTCCTGGGCCGTCTGGCTCCTGACCGCCGCGCTCGGCAAGGTCGCCGGCCCCCTGTACGGGCTCTGGAACGGGACCCCGATCGAGCCGTTCCACTACATCCCCAACGCGATGATCGGGACGCCCTTCGACCCGCGCCCCACCCTCGCACTCACGGCCGTCACGGCGCTGCTGCTCGGCGGCGCCCTGGTGGCTCTGCGCCGCCGCGACTTCGGCTGA
- a CDS encoding DUF5941 domain-containing protein: MITQPQAMATPTPDPDEERRRIQTARLLAYRDDGPLVHALAGKLGRGLPPVPATLVALLVVAVFVVTGVLKPGPILLLPVATTLLLVLPTAPRDHLGRFDWLTPPLLRGAEFLTMIAIGLAADAPKWLLFVLVYVVGYHTYDTVYRTRQSIWPPAWVFHAGLGWELRLLIIGVGAALGVLTPVLAVLTAYLFVLFAVESVTSWVRLDKASAQAGADAEQDLEASPEDQLEQATGEADKG; encoded by the coding sequence ATGATCACCCAACCGCAGGCCATGGCCACCCCCACGCCGGACCCCGACGAGGAGCGCCGCCGCATCCAGACCGCCCGCCTGCTCGCCTACCGCGACGACGGGCCGCTGGTCCACGCGCTCGCCGGCAAGCTCGGCCGCGGCCTGCCGCCCGTGCCCGCCACGCTCGTCGCCCTCCTGGTCGTCGCCGTCTTCGTGGTCACCGGCGTGCTCAAGCCCGGGCCCATCCTGCTTCTCCCGGTCGCGACCACGCTGCTGCTCGTGCTGCCGACCGCGCCGCGTGACCACCTTGGCCGCTTCGACTGGCTCACCCCGCCGCTGCTGCGCGGCGCCGAGTTCCTCACCATGATCGCGATCGGCCTCGCCGCCGACGCGCCCAAGTGGCTCCTTTTCGTGCTGGTCTATGTCGTGGGTTACCACACGTATGACACCGTTTACCGGACGCGGCAGAGCATCTGGCCGCCCGCGTGGGTGTTCCACGCGGGGCTCGGCTGGGAGCTGCGCCTGCTGATCATCGGTGTGGGAGCGGCCCTCGGCGTGCTGACGCCCGTGCTGGCGGTGCTGACGGCGTACCTTTTCGTGCTGTTCGCGGTGGAGAGCGTGACGAGCTGGGTGCGCCTCGACAAGGCCTCCGCCCAGGCGGGCGCCGACGCCGAGCAGGACCTGGAGGCCTCCCCCGAGGACCAGCTCGAGCAGGCCACCGGCGAGGCCGACAAGGGCTGA